GTCAGAACAACTCCCTAGTAATTTGTAAAGCTAAAGAGTCTGGAAGTAGCCTCCAAAGGAAGAGCTTCGTGCCATAGTTCTAGATGAGAAAGCAAGGTTAATGATTCAGTTGAAATAATCATATCATATAGGGAAAATTAAAATCATACGTCCCTGAACTATTGGTGTTTTTTAAAGTAGGTCCCTAAACTAAAGATTCCAACATTAACGTCCCTAAACTTTTAAATTTTTATCACCGCAGTCCTTCCGTCAGTCAACCATTAACGGACGTTAGGTTTTTGCTGGCGTGGCATGCGGGTTGAATATGTGGACTATTATGTGAACGTCCACGTGggaaaaaataatttttttttatagaAAGCAGCATATGCATCTCATGTGAGAGTGAAATATATCCGGCTGTTAcattatatacatacatacatatattataaaattagggtACATGTTTATAGTTTGGGGAAGATTACATTGAGAAATTGATTGAGATCAGATCTAATGGGGCCTGGACGGGAGGTTTTGAGGAAGACACTCTTATAGTTGACCCAACTGTTGTGAAGTATACATGACCCATCTTTGTGAAGTATATATGATTCAGTTGAAATAATCATATCATATACTCATAAGTATCTTTTTGttttttcttcttcatctaccTATTGATGttcatcttggttgttattgcAGTCTTTTTTGTCAGAACAACTCCCTAGTAATTTGTAAAGCTAAAGAGTCTGGAAGTAGCCTCCAAAGGAAGAGCTTGGTGCCTTAGTTCGAGATGATGAAGCAAGAAGGTTTATGATGTTAAATAATCTCTCTTCACATGTTTATCAATGTTTAACTTTCCTCAAGAATTAAAAGTTTCTACATCTGTTGTAGCCATTAAGTTTTTGTTATGTCATTAGCCTTGAGCTGTTATGTCTAATGCACAATACTCTCTCTCGAAATTTGCAGAATTATACCTCTCAATGTTAGAAAGTTTCTTTAAAATTTTTACATGTTTTGTTCTGCTTCTTTCTGTACAAAGTAGTTTCTTTAGCAATTTCATGATTTCAGTCAACCAGTGACTAGTTGTCAATCTATAAAAGACAAGCCAAAGACAAGCCAAAGCTTATTATCTATGAAATCGATCCTTCAAGTAATGCTTCTCATGATTCTGAGTTCATATACAAGTCTATTTATTCAATAAAAAGCTTAACTGaactcgaaattagctttttacATCCATTAACACGACCTTAAACTCGAAATGAACTAATTTTCAATTATTAGTATTTTAGTTTGTTTATATTATTTCTACTAGGCATAGTATGGCAAATAAAATACAGAACAATTTGAGAAGTTAATAATTTGACATATAAATATATTGACGGATGAAGAAAGAAATATATATACAAAGAAAACCAACCTTTTGTATATTCATAAAATTTTGTAGTTGTATAGTTAGATTATAATCACAAAATTTTTGTGAAACCAGTAAATGAATATTTAAAGCAGTTCAGAGTTGGTGGGGGGATGATTTCTAGGTGATATCATTTATATACTCTAAATATAGATAGTAAAATTCAAAATAAAGAAATTATTAATTGAATCAAATATATAAAGCGAagttcaaaaaaataaatatataaaaatttattGTCATGTACATTATTTATATATAGAAATTTTGAGCCCAATCAGATATTTCAAATGTTAGGGGCCTATTTGTTGTCATAAATATTCTAGAAGATTTATTTAAAAAGATACTTTAAAAATATACGTAAGCCTGATTATTCAAAAAAAAGTAATGTAAAAAAGTAATCTTTAAACATCTAACGGttaaattttgaagaaaattttatttaccaataTAAGAAAATAAGCAAAGCGCAATTTCAACAGTTAGTTGACTCTTGTTATTTCTTAAAAAATAGTCTAAGagttaataatattaaaatttgcAAATGTAGTAACattcaaaatatattttttagCACTCTATCTGTATTTTAACTGTTTTGATAAACTGCCAAAACTTCACAAATCTATTAAACAATCAAAAGTTCCATATTAGCACAATTTTGGCTGGCAAATTTGGGAAATGCCCTAGGTGGTTAGAGGTTGAAAAGAGAACAATTGTACCCCTGCATAATTTTCCAAAACTGAAGATAAAACAGAATCTTTCCCAACTATATATCAAAATTGAAGATAAAACGCAAATTTTCCCAACTAATATATAGTCCGGACTGTGTAAAGTGAACAGTATCCAATATCTAGCCTATTTATGGCTTGTTTTAGAAACTGTAGTTTTTCCTAgttaactgcaagactacaagAAACAACTGTACTTGTGAACCAGTTAAAATCAGATTTGACACATAGGCACACATATGAATCAAAATGACCTTCAATATTTAAGCAGGGAAAGGGAACTATATAGTAGCTGGACTTGGTAGCTATTACAGATACACCACAGTTCTAGCAGTGGCGGCCTCCCAAATGTTTACTCACTACAAATCACATAACCCTAATTACTTTGCGTCTATTCCCCTAAAAGCATTTCCAAATTAGCAATTCCCTTTCTGCCCCTTGATACTTGAATTCCCATTTTTACCAGCATCAACTATTCCTCCTACATGCGGTAAGCACCAACATCCAGGGCATATGCTCCCAGCATGAGTGTTTCTATCGGCTTAAACTCCCTTCGATTGTCGCGGGCAGCAAAAATAAAACGGCCAGTTGAATTCATATTGTTTGCCTACAGTTCATGCAAGTCATCGGCATGGTTACCAAATATACCAAAGTCATTACTGTACTTGGCAAATCAAATATAAAAATTGATACAAACCTTTCTGGAGATCATGTAATGCCCACCTGCTCTAAGATAGAAATGAGAATTATTAAGTACCAAACTCCCCTCTAGACAAAACTAATAGAACATAACAAGTTCAATGAGAAGATGATATAGCACTACTTGAAAGTAATTTACAATCAAAGCATGGCCCTCGTTTTGAAGATATTAATAAAGCACTTAATATGAAAAGGTACAAAATATAATATTAGACATCATATTATGGGGACAGCAGATCTCAGGATGATGATCAATCTCAGCAAATATCACATCCACCATACCGACAAGCATGCGGTAATGGACATGACAATAACCTTTCATATTAATTGTCAAAACATTTGGCCTCCTGCCTGCCATGTCTGCAACATCATCATCAGAGAACCCCACTACATAGACCAAACCATCCTGCAAATGAAACAAATATGTTTGCAAACTACTACTAAAGCACACATCTAGGCAAGGTATAGATGATAGAGATGAATGACCGACAATAGACCACATAACTTACCAAGCCAACAAGATCAGACAAATCAGAAACTGCAAGTCCACATACATTTCCCATATATAAAACATGAGAGCCAGGTTTCTGAAAAACATAAAATGAAGCATAATTATTAATTTGATAAATTTATTGCACAACTCATATGCTATTCCAAGTTTCAACAAACGATAATACTTACAATCCATATATTGGTAACACCAAAATGAATTGCAGGAGCCAACTTCGATCTAAGCGGATCCCATACTCTGTACTCGATTTCAGTTCTGTCCTCC
The sequence above is drawn from the Apium graveolens cultivar Ventura chromosome 2, ASM990537v1, whole genome shotgun sequence genome and encodes:
- the LOC141684506 gene encoding putative rRNA 2'-O-methyltransferase fibrillarin 3, whose protein sequence is MKKFEAVEEYLNRTDQIFELKSFLPFLSDDEALDQMNVISNSTITDKLKEFLKDYFPTPTHCDTVGTCDAVMGGIMSSSMCWLLFQSLYTQNEEDRTEIEYRVWDPLRSKLAPAIHFGVTNIWIKPGSHVLYMGNVCGLAVSDLSDLVGLDGLVYVVGFSDDDVADMAGRRPNVLTINMKGYCHVHYRMLVGMVDVIFAEIDHHPEICCPHNMMSNIIFCTFSY